The following are from one region of the Lujinxingia vulgaris genome:
- a CDS encoding nuclear transport factor 2 family protein, translated as MSTDLHPLLSALNYALAGGDFEYILEHAADDIRWEIVGVMVIEGKDALAEAFEVFAHSETRGMELRSIFASQDEGVVHGTMRVATASGEERSYAFCDVYRFTRVDSTTPLLLNLTSYIVMPQAGALAELLGEGSSTGDD; from the coding sequence ATGTCTACCGATCTGCACCCGCTTCTCTCGGCGCTCAACTACGCGCTAGCCGGCGGCGATTTTGAGTACATCCTGGAGCACGCCGCCGACGACATCCGCTGGGAAATCGTGGGCGTGATGGTCATCGAGGGCAAAGACGCCCTGGCCGAGGCCTTTGAGGTCTTCGCCCACAGCGAGACCCGCGGGATGGAGCTTCGCAGCATCTTCGCCAGCCAGGATGAAGGCGTGGTTCACGGCACGATGCGCGTGGCCACCGCCTCCGGTGAGGAGCGCAGCTATGCCTTCTGCGACGTCTACCGCTTTACTCGGGTAGACTCGACCACCCCGCTGCTGCTTAACCTGACCTCCTACATCGTCATGCCGCAGGCCGGCGCGCTCGCCGAACTTCTCGGCGAGGGCTCGTCGACCGGTGACGACTGA
- a CDS encoding HPF/RaiA family ribosome-associated protein: MRVPLEIAFKQVEATASLERLVRERVDRLPRYFQRIIACRVAVEAASRNNQHEVTGYRVRVEVSVPGTELVATTTPRVGTARAVVQDPYQAVRDAFVAMERRLKSYAGRLRAERKPRANAPHAVITQINTEEGFGFLRTIGGREIYFHKNAVLNGGFARLEPGDEVRFSEVDGEEGPQASTVEVIGRHGRHIMGIVPRA; this comes from the coding sequence ATGCGAGTACCGCTGGAGATCGCGTTCAAGCAAGTCGAGGCCACCGCCTCGTTGGAGCGGCTGGTGCGCGAGCGGGTCGATCGCCTGCCGCGCTATTTTCAGAGGATCATCGCCTGTCGGGTGGCCGTGGAGGCGGCCAGCCGCAACAACCAGCACGAGGTCACCGGCTACCGGGTGCGCGTGGAGGTGAGTGTGCCGGGCACCGAGCTTGTGGCCACGACCACCCCCCGGGTCGGGACGGCGCGCGCGGTGGTGCAGGACCCCTACCAGGCGGTGCGCGACGCCTTTGTGGCCATGGAGCGGCGCTTAAAGAGCTACGCCGGCCGGCTGCGCGCCGAGCGCAAGCCCCGGGCCAACGCCCCGCACGCGGTCATCACGCAGATCAACACCGAGGAGGGGTTCGGGTTTCTGCGCACGATCGGCGGGCGCGAGATCTATTTTCATAAAAATGCCGTGCTCAACGGCGGCTTCGCTCGCCTGGAGCCGGGCGATGAGGTGCGCTTTAGCGAGGTCGATGGCGAGGAGGGGCCCCAGGCCAGCACCGTCGAGGTGATCGGACGTCACGGGCGCCACATTATGGGCATCGTGCCCCGGGCTTAA
- a CDS encoding DUF2267 domain-containing protein encodes MTYEIFLMRVERRSGIDDAGLLQELVHRVIVELGGALSRESAEVVAERLPEPLASELRAAPRGASDPGITPTALYTSVGEALALDEGFAMEFSRVVCQVVSECVGAERRALLIARLGQPWRELFEPRKADFGHRPELASEPGPTDSTTRDDLAEGRPGSTRPLSEESAAQQDSIARDAEPHQGERLATSHGKPARRTLAEGRSGSSRSLNEPGRRS; translated from the coding sequence ATGACCTACGAGATCTTTTTGATGCGGGTGGAGCGCCGAAGCGGCATCGATGACGCCGGGCTGCTCCAGGAGCTTGTGCACCGCGTGATCGTGGAGCTGGGAGGTGCGCTGAGTCGGGAGAGCGCCGAGGTGGTGGCCGAGCGCCTGCCGGAGCCGCTGGCCTCCGAGCTCCGGGCGGCCCCCCGGGGGGCTTCAGACCCGGGCATCACACCCACCGCGCTCTACACGAGCGTCGGCGAAGCGCTCGCGCTCGACGAGGGTTTTGCCATGGAGTTCAGCCGCGTGGTCTGCCAGGTGGTGAGCGAGTGCGTGGGCGCCGAGCGCCGCGCGCTGCTCATCGCGCGCCTTGGCCAGCCGTGGCGCGAGCTCTTTGAGCCCCGCAAGGCCGACTTCGGCCATCGCCCCGAGCTCGCCAGTGAGCCGGGCCCCACCGACAGCACCACCCGCGACGACCTGGCCGAGGGGCGCCCCGGGAGCACCCGTCCCTTAAGCGAGGAGAGCGCCGCCCAGCAGGACTCCATCGCCCGCGACGCGGAGCCCCACCAGGGTGAGAGACTGGCGACCAGCCACGGAAAACCCGCGCGCCGCACCCTGGCCGAGGGACGCTCCGGGAGCTCGCGATCGCTCAACGAGCCGGGGCGGCGCAGCTGA
- a CDS encoding MFS transporter, which produces MSSSPRTHRLLEALGLHRPELRAWAMYDWAITGMYAVIIVAVFPIYFQRVAAEGLDPTLATQHFATATTLALAIVAAIAPVVGAIADFATVKKRFLGTFAGIGIAAVAGMYFIQEGDWLLAAGLFMIANLGANGSMIFYDAMLPHIAREHEIDRVSTAGFAVGYAGATLLLTLNLAMIMQPAWFFLPTESTLPSRLAFITVAIWWLAFSIPLFRRVPEPPLPEGQEAISAGQAVRRALGRLRHTFSELRGFKHAFLMLLAFLIYNDGIGTIIRMATIYGTELGIEQGVLIGSIVLVQIVGVPFTFIFGTLAGRFSTKTALFFGLFVYMGISVLAFFMTSWVHFVLLALLVGTVQGGTQALSRSLFASLIPRHKSGEFFGFFAVFEKFAGIFGPAIFSVMIIATGSSRQAILSVIGFFIVGGLILIFVDVDEGRAIARKAEKDRADALAA; this is translated from the coding sequence ATGAGCTCGTCACCTCGCACCCACCGCCTGCTCGAAGCGCTGGGCCTGCACCGACCCGAGCTGCGCGCCTGGGCGATGTACGACTGGGCCATCACGGGGATGTACGCCGTGATCATCGTGGCGGTCTTTCCGATCTACTTTCAGCGCGTGGCCGCCGAGGGGCTCGACCCCACGCTGGCCACCCAGCACTTCGCCACGGCCACCACTCTGGCGCTGGCGATTGTGGCGGCGATCGCTCCCGTGGTCGGCGCGATCGCCGACTTTGCGACCGTCAAAAAGCGCTTCCTGGGGACCTTTGCCGGCATCGGCATCGCCGCGGTCGCCGGCATGTATTTTATCCAGGAGGGCGACTGGCTGCTGGCCGCGGGCCTCTTTATGATCGCCAACCTGGGCGCCAACGGCTCGATGATCTTCTACGACGCGATGCTCCCGCATATCGCGCGCGAGCATGAGATCGACCGCGTCTCCACCGCCGGCTTTGCCGTGGGCTACGCCGGGGCAACCCTGCTGCTGACCCTGAACCTGGCGATGATCATGCAGCCGGCCTGGTTCTTTTTGCCCACCGAGAGCACGCTCCCGAGCCGCCTGGCCTTTATTACGGTGGCCATCTGGTGGCTGGCCTTCTCGATTCCCCTTTTTCGACGGGTGCCCGAGCCCCCGCTCCCCGAGGGCCAGGAGGCGATCTCGGCCGGCCAGGCGGTGCGCCGCGCCCTGGGCCGACTTCGCCACACCTTCAGCGAGCTGCGCGGCTTCAAGCACGCCTTTTTGATGCTCCTGGCCTTTCTGATCTACAACGACGGCATCGGCACCATCATCCGCATGGCCACCATCTACGGCACCGAGCTGGGCATTGAGCAGGGCGTGCTCATCGGCTCGATTGTGCTCGTGCAGATCGTGGGCGTGCCCTTCACCTTCATCTTCGGCACCCTGGCCGGACGTTTCTCCACGAAGACCGCCCTCTTCTTCGGGCTTTTTGTCTACATGGGCATCAGCGTGCTGGCCTTCTTCATGACGAGCTGGGTGCATTTTGTGCTGCTCGCGCTGCTCGTGGGCACCGTCCAGGGGGGCACCCAGGCGCTCTCCCGCTCGCTCTTCGCCAGCCTGATCCCCCGTCATAAGAGCGGGGAGTTTTTCGGTTTTTTTGCGGTGTTTGAAAAATTCGCGGGCATCTTCGGCCCGGCGATCTTCTCGGTGATGATCATCGCCACCGGCTCAAGCCGTCAGGCGATCCTCTCGGTGATCGGCTTTTTCATCGTCGGCGGCCTGATCCTGATCTTTGTCGACGTCGACGAGGGCCGCGCCATCGCCCGCAAGGCCGAAAAAGACCGCGCCGACGCCCTCGCCGCCTGA
- a CDS encoding YaeQ family protein, with amino-acid sequence MALSATMRRFDINLSDVDRGVYETLELRLAQHPSETDLYLVTRLLAYCLEYGEGIDFGRGVSTPDDPTIAIYDLTGQILLWIEIGQPAPDRLHKIAKTADQVAVYTHKDPAPTLSDLESGQIHRAETIALIAFAPDFIQALAEKLDRTNRWDVLRSEGQLYITLGDATLSSPVHTLRDPR; translated from the coding sequence ATGGCTTTGAGCGCCACGATGCGCCGCTTCGACATCAACCTCTCCGACGTCGACCGCGGCGTCTACGAGACGCTGGAGTTGCGCCTGGCCCAGCACCCCTCCGAGACCGACCTCTACCTGGTGACACGTCTGCTGGCGTATTGCCTGGAGTATGGCGAGGGCATCGACTTTGGCCGCGGCGTCAGCACCCCAGACGATCCCACGATCGCCATCTACGACCTCACCGGTCAGATCCTGTTGTGGATCGAGATCGGGCAGCCCGCCCCCGACCGCCTCCACAAGATTGCCAAAACCGCCGACCAGGTCGCCGTCTACACCCACAAAGACCCCGCCCCCACCCTCAGCGACCTGGAGAGCGGCCAGATCCACCGCGCCGAGACCATCGCGCTCATCGCCTTTGCGCCCGACTTCATTCAGGCGCTGGCCGAAAAGCTCGACCGCACCAACCGCTGGGACGTTTTGCGCAGCGAAGGCCAGCTCTACATCACCCTGGGCGACGCCACGCTGAGCAGCCCCGTGCACACCCTGCGCGACCCTCGCTAA
- a CDS encoding SixA phosphatase family protein — MQRRLIVMRHAKSDWAEPGLSDHRRPLNPRGRKDAPRVGQRLAELGWIPQVALSSDATRTRETFELMAPSFPDCELRLLSELYLPRTGDVLDALATLEDEVETALVLGHNPGFEQVLGYLAGSFHTLTTANAALLTASGDSWAEACQASTMRLLQIVRPKDLD; from the coding sequence ATGCAACGCCGCCTGATTGTGATGCGCCACGCCAAAAGCGACTGGGCCGAGCCGGGCTTAAGCGACCACCGACGCCCCTTAAACCCCCGCGGCCGCAAAGACGCCCCCCGCGTCGGCCAGCGCCTGGCCGAGCTCGGCTGGATCCCGCAGGTCGCGCTCAGCTCGGACGCCACCCGCACCCGCGAGACCTTTGAGCTGATGGCCCCCTCCTTTCCCGACTGCGAGCTGCGTCTTTTGAGCGAGCTCTACCTTCCGCGCACAGGTGACGTGCTCGACGCCCTGGCCACACTGGAAGACGAGGTGGAGACGGCGCTGGTGCTCGGCCATAACCCGGGCTTTGAGCAGGTTCTGGGCTATTTGGCCGGCAGTTTTCACACCCTGACCACCGCCAACGCCGCGCTGCTCACGGCCTCGGGCGACTCCTGGGCCGAGGCCTGCCAGGCCTCCACGATGCGCCTGTTGCAGATCGTGCGCCCGAAAGACCTCGACTGA
- a CDS encoding DUF7305 domain-containing protein, with translation MRHLTWPLVGLLCVSLLSACGDDVAPTENGGDTTADAGADSDLDANSDPDATLTPDTDPSDTGDAGDTPLDESCPSYQDRCDGECIPTSVDPDNCGGCGVVCEGEDVCSGGSCVDPGSCPAELEACAGACVDTSLDSDHCGGCGNVCDAGEGCVAGTCREIIALEPGPASCEGVGPVIAFEPGQGSPQACAGDLAEYTFRWGLCSCEDVVTNVGLMVDAYDSQVGPYTPGGPGGGVGTNGSQRANGLVDVTGTLWVAGSEGINLNIGAEIGQRLYNGGDFYNNNPVSVGEDAFMMGDIDTNLGVTIGGDLNVPAGTSVHPNVTYQSLNEGPVSVGDACSYCEEDDRIDVAAIVASRRDINDNATIGLEPDVLENATGGVRLELPCGNYYLSEITPNLPTTIVATGNTALYVDGDIESNGQLTITLTPDASFDIFVAGDVRTNERFRLGSPNYPALMRMYVGGPNGFRSNNQIDVGGYIYAVPGGIETNNDIEIFGGLHDSRFGANNQVSIHYDRGVGRVGQSCPEPDTDPDPDPGDDVGPEPDVDPDPDPVCASTDEACSTDSDCCSPLRCEEGVCALLSCQPAYMPCTRPTDCCSGMCSASAGQDGVCIVP, from the coding sequence ATGCGACACCTGACCTGGCCCCTGGTGGGTTTGTTGTGTGTAAGTCTGTTGAGCGCCTGCGGCGACGACGTCGCGCCGACCGAAAACGGCGGTGACACCACCGCAGACGCCGGCGCCGACAGTGATCTCGACGCCAATTCCGATCCCGACGCCACCCTCACCCCCGACACCGACCCCTCGGATACCGGCGACGCCGGCGACACCCCCCTTGATGAGAGCTGTCCCTCCTACCAGGACCGCTGCGACGGGGAGTGCATCCCCACCAGCGTCGACCCTGACAACTGCGGCGGCTGCGGGGTGGTCTGTGAGGGTGAAGATGTCTGCTCCGGCGGGAGCTGCGTCGACCCGGGGAGCTGCCCGGCAGAGCTTGAGGCCTGCGCCGGAGCGTGCGTGGACACCTCGCTCGACAGCGACCATTGCGGCGGCTGTGGCAACGTCTGCGACGCCGGCGAGGGCTGTGTGGCCGGCACCTGCCGCGAGATCATCGCGCTGGAGCCCGGTCCGGCAAGCTGCGAGGGCGTCGGCCCGGTCATCGCGTTTGAGCCCGGTCAGGGCTCCCCGCAGGCCTGCGCCGGCGACCTTGCCGAATACACCTTCCGCTGGGGCTTATGCTCCTGCGAAGACGTCGTGACCAACGTCGGACTCATGGTCGACGCCTACGACAGCCAGGTCGGCCCCTACACCCCCGGCGGCCCCGGCGGCGGCGTGGGCACCAACGGCAGCCAGCGCGCCAACGGCCTGGTCGACGTCACCGGCACCCTCTGGGTGGCCGGCTCCGAAGGCATCAACCTCAACATCGGCGCCGAGATCGGCCAGCGCCTCTACAACGGCGGCGATTTTTATAACAACAACCCGGTCTCGGTGGGCGAAGACGCCTTTATGATGGGCGACATCGACACCAACCTGGGCGTGACCATCGGCGGCGACCTCAACGTCCCGGCGGGCACCTCGGTGCACCCCAACGTCACCTACCAGAGCCTCAATGAGGGGCCCGTGAGCGTCGGCGACGCCTGCTCCTACTGCGAGGAAGACGACCGCATCGACGTGGCCGCCATCGTCGCCAGCCGACGTGACATCAACGACAACGCCACCATCGGCCTTGAGCCCGACGTCCTGGAAAACGCCACCGGCGGCGTGCGTCTGGAGCTCCCCTGCGGCAACTACTACTTGAGCGAGATCACCCCCAACCTGCCCACCACGATCGTGGCCACCGGCAACACCGCCCTCTACGTCGACGGCGACATCGAGAGCAACGGCCAGCTCACCATCACGCTCACCCCCGACGCGAGCTTCGATATCTTCGTGGCCGGCGACGTGCGCACCAACGAGCGCTTCCGCCTGGGATCGCCGAACTACCCGGCCCTGATGCGCATGTACGTCGGCGGCCCCAACGGCTTCCGATCCAACAATCAGATCGACGTCGGCGGCTACATCTACGCGGTGCCCGGCGGCATTGAGACCAACAACGACATCGAGATTTTCGGCGGCCTCCACGACAGCCGCTTCGGCGCCAACAACCAGGTCAGCATCCACTACGATCGCGGCGTGGGCCGCGTCGGGCAAAGTTGCCCCGAGCCCGACACCGACCCGGATCCCGATCCCGGCGACGATGTCGGCCCCGAGCCCGATGTCGATCCCGACCCCGATCCGGTGTGCGCCAGCACCGACGAGGCCTGCAGCACCGACTCCGACTGCTGCAGCCCCCTGCGCTGCGAGGAAGGCGTCTGCGCCCTGCTCTCCTGCCAGCCGGCCTACATGCCCTGCACGCGTCCCACCGACTGCTGCAGCGGCATGTGCTCGGCCTCCGCCGGCCAGGACGGCGTGTGCATCGTGCCCTGA
- the msrA gene encoding peptide-methionine (S)-S-oxide reductase MsrA — translation MFFTSRKAQMPHPDDALPGREEPPFEIPETHFVLGTPLKPPFPESMEVAIFGMGCFWGVERKFWQLEGVYSTQAGYAAGYTPNPTYREVCSGQTGHNEVVRVVFDPERISYDDLLRVFWEGHDPTQGMRQGNDVGTQYRSGIYVTSSAQRDAAQASLQAYARELAAAGYGEPTTEILDAPEFYYAEEYHQQYLAKNPGGYCGVGGTGVSCPTGWRA, via the coding sequence ATGTTTTTCACCTCCCGCAAAGCCCAGATGCCCCACCCCGACGACGCGCTCCCCGGCCGCGAGGAGCCCCCCTTCGAGATCCCCGAGACCCATTTTGTGCTCGGCACCCCGCTTAAGCCCCCCTTCCCCGAGTCGATGGAAGTGGCGATCTTCGGCATGGGATGCTTCTGGGGCGTGGAGCGCAAGTTCTGGCAGCTCGAGGGCGTCTACTCCACCCAGGCCGGCTACGCCGCGGGCTACACCCCCAACCCCACCTACCGCGAGGTCTGCAGCGGGCAGACCGGCCATAACGAGGTGGTGCGCGTCGTCTTCGACCCAGAGCGCATCAGCTACGACGATCTATTGCGGGTCTTCTGGGAGGGCCACGACCCCACCCAGGGCATGCGCCAGGGCAACGACGTGGGCACCCAGTACCGAAGCGGCATCTACGTCACCTCCTCGGCCCAGCGCGACGCCGCCCAGGCCTCCCTTCAAGCCTACGCCCGCGAGCTTGCCGCGGCCGGCTATGGCGAGCCCACCACCGAGATCCTCGACGCCCCGGAGTTCTATTACGCCGAGGAGTACCACCAGCAATATCTCGCCAAAAACCCCGGCGGCTACTGCGGCGTCGGAGGCACCGGCGTGAGCTGCCCCACCGGCTGGCGCGCCTGA
- a CDS encoding DUF4336 domain-containing protein, which translates to MSRLRPFTNTIWLIDHPLKLAGVQLGTRSTLIRLPSGELAMISPVAFSDEDQAEIDHLGELKTIIAPNLFHHLYLKKAMARWPQARVLVPPGLPEKIGELDQALALSPTGELEESLSWRRIEGMPKLREHVFYEPQSGTLILTDLCFHFPDHPHLWTRMFMRLNGALGSFGPTRVLRSGIADKEAFAASLPALLDWEFERIVIAHGEPLSEAGKRRFQEAFAAELARAGA; encoded by the coding sequence ATGAGCCGCCTGCGCCCCTTCACCAACACCATCTGGCTGATCGACCACCCCCTGAAACTCGCCGGCGTGCAGCTGGGCACGCGCAGCACCCTGATTCGGCTTCCCTCTGGCGAGCTTGCCATGATCAGCCCGGTGGCCTTCAGCGATGAAGACCAGGCCGAGATCGACCACCTGGGCGAGCTTAAGACCATCATCGCCCCGAACCTCTTTCATCACCTCTATCTGAAAAAGGCGATGGCGCGCTGGCCTCAGGCCCGCGTGCTCGTCCCCCCGGGCCTCCCCGAAAAGATCGGTGAGTTGGACCAGGCGCTCGCGCTCTCGCCCACTGGTGAGCTGGAAGAGAGCCTGAGCTGGCGTCGCATCGAGGGCATGCCAAAACTGCGCGAGCACGTCTTTTATGAGCCGCAGAGCGGCACGCTGATCCTCACCGACCTGTGCTTTCACTTCCCCGACCACCCCCACCTGTGGACGCGCATGTTTATGCGCCTCAACGGCGCCCTTGGCAGCTTCGGCCCCACCCGGGTGCTGCGCTCGGGCATCGCCGACAAAGAGGCCTTCGCAGCCTCCCTGCCCGCGCTGCTCGACTGGGAGTTTGAAAGAATCGTCATCGCCCACGGTGAACCTCTGAGCGAGGCGGGCAAGCGCCGCTTTCAGGAAGCGTTCGCCGCCGAGCTGGCGCGCGCCGGCGCGTGA
- a CDS encoding Lon protease family protein: MLEARVDAVRESTQLSTEQLRRICEAELLGVQGSEELREGGVPGQDRAEEALSFGVSMRRPGYHIFAVGPPGLGKHGQILKLLNEAAAARPAPDAWCYVFNFEQPRAPRALRLEAGRATALKKTLAELMEALNDALPRALESPEYIATRREIDERYESRQKEELEAIRKKAEAHDVAVIQTPSGVVMAPVVDGEVLGPMAFQELDPKERTRFEDALEALHTELDDSLRALAGQESEHRQKVEALEEATVRAEVSARLKPVREAFADHDPVVTYLNALEDDLVEHAEAFVASEGGGQAGQLLGLGAAQGKDELLRRYQVNVLYEDREAEGAPVIQEHHPNFENLFGRIDHRANLGAISTDFTMIRPGALHRANGGFLVLDVRQVLMQPMVWEQLKRALRAGELRVESPAQTLGLFSTQSLEPEPVKLDVKVVLVGERRLYYLLEAFDPDVSDLFKVMADFEESVERDTELDGFLSLIAQRSAELETAPLDAGALARLVEWGARQAEDAQKLSVAVERIDELLSEADWQREQRDAERVQTRDVQSALEARRRRASRLRDRITEAMQRDILHVQLEGKKTAQINGLSVMELGGERFGRPSRITASVQVGQGQVLDIEREVELSGALHAKGVLILGGYLGQAFGRERPLALSARLVFEQSYGGVDGDSASVAETLALLSALSELELRQDLAVTGSMDQHGRVQAIGGVNAKIEGFYELCKTRGLTGTQGVVIPASNAQHLMVSEEVVEAVRAGKFFIYAVETVHQAVTLIFDRPAGRRTEAGTFEEGTVFYEVERRLEALAEASRRFRTGAQPATLARPPHEPESPQPPEPDPPAARDARPRRIPTWRRRR, encoded by the coding sequence ATGCTGGAGGCGCGCGTCGATGCGGTGCGCGAGTCGACGCAGCTTTCCACTGAGCAGCTTCGCCGTATCTGTGAGGCGGAGCTGCTCGGCGTTCAGGGGAGCGAGGAGCTTCGCGAAGGCGGGGTGCCGGGCCAGGACCGGGCCGAGGAGGCGCTCTCCTTTGGCGTCTCGATGCGCCGGCCCGGCTACCACATTTTTGCGGTGGGGCCGCCGGGGCTGGGCAAACACGGGCAGATCTTAAAGCTGCTCAACGAGGCGGCCGCCGCGCGGCCGGCACCCGACGCCTGGTGTTATGTCTTTAACTTCGAGCAGCCCCGCGCCCCGCGCGCGCTGCGTCTTGAAGCCGGGCGCGCCACCGCGCTCAAAAAGACGCTGGCGGAGCTGATGGAGGCGCTCAACGACGCACTCCCCCGCGCCCTGGAGAGCCCCGAGTACATCGCCACGCGCCGCGAGATCGATGAGCGCTATGAGAGCCGCCAGAAAGAGGAGCTGGAGGCGATTCGCAAAAAGGCCGAGGCCCACGATGTGGCAGTGATTCAGACCCCCTCCGGGGTGGTGATGGCGCCGGTGGTCGATGGCGAGGTGCTCGGCCCGATGGCCTTTCAGGAGCTCGATCCGAAGGAGCGCACGCGTTTTGAAGACGCGCTGGAAGCCCTGCACACCGAGCTCGATGACAGCCTGCGCGCTCTGGCCGGACAGGAGAGCGAACATCGCCAGAAGGTCGAGGCGCTGGAAGAAGCCACGGTGCGCGCCGAGGTGAGCGCGCGCTTAAAGCCGGTGCGCGAGGCCTTTGCCGATCACGACCCGGTCGTCACGTACCTCAACGCGCTGGAAGACGATCTGGTGGAGCACGCCGAGGCCTTCGTTGCCAGTGAGGGAGGAGGGCAGGCCGGGCAGCTGCTGGGGCTGGGCGCGGCGCAGGGAAAAGATGAGCTTTTGCGCCGCTACCAGGTCAACGTGCTCTATGAGGATCGGGAGGCCGAAGGCGCGCCGGTGATTCAGGAGCATCACCCCAACTTCGAGAACCTCTTCGGGCGCATCGATCATCGGGCCAACCTGGGAGCCATCTCCACCGACTTTACGATGATTCGGCCCGGGGCGTTGCACCGCGCCAACGGCGGCTTTCTGGTGCTGGACGTGCGCCAGGTGCTCATGCAGCCGATGGTCTGGGAGCAGCTTAAACGCGCGCTGCGCGCCGGTGAGCTGCGTGTGGAGAGCCCGGCGCAGACGCTGGGGCTTTTTTCGACCCAGAGCCTGGAGCCGGAGCCCGTTAAGCTCGATGTGAAGGTGGTGCTCGTTGGCGAGCGCCGCCTCTATTATCTGCTGGAGGCCTTTGATCCGGATGTCTCGGATCTTTTTAAGGTGATGGCCGATTTTGAGGAGTCGGTGGAGCGCGACACGGAGCTCGACGGTTTTTTGAGCCTGATTGCCCAGCGGAGCGCCGAACTTGAGACAGCGCCGCTGGATGCCGGGGCGCTGGCGCGCCTTGTGGAGTGGGGCGCGCGCCAGGCCGAAGATGCCCAAAAACTCTCGGTGGCCGTGGAGCGCATCGACGAGCTGCTCTCGGAGGCGGACTGGCAGCGCGAGCAGCGCGACGCGGAGCGGGTGCAGACCCGGGATGTGCAGTCGGCGCTTGAAGCGCGCCGCAGGCGCGCGTCCAGGCTGCGCGATCGCATCACTGAGGCGATGCAGCGCGATATTTTGCACGTGCAGCTCGAGGGCAAAAAGACGGCACAGATCAACGGCCTCTCGGTGATGGAGCTCGGCGGGGAGCGCTTCGGGCGGCCCAGCCGCATCACCGCCAGCGTGCAGGTGGGCCAGGGGCAGGTGCTCGATATTGAGCGGGAGGTCGAGCTCAGCGGGGCGCTGCACGCCAAGGGCGTACTGATTCTGGGCGGCTACTTAGGCCAGGCCTTTGGGCGGGAGCGCCCCCTGGCGCTCTCGGCGCGTCTGGTCTTTGAGCAGTCGTATGGTGGGGTCGATGGCGACAGCGCGTCTGTGGCCGAGACCCTCGCGCTGCTCTCGGCGCTGAGCGAGCTGGAGCTGCGCCAGGATCTGGCGGTGACCGGATCGATGGATCAGCACGGGCGCGTGCAGGCCATCGGCGGGGTCAACGCCAAGATCGAGGGCTTTTATGAGCTCTGCAAAACTCGCGGTCTCACCGGCACCCAGGGGGTGGTGATCCCGGCGAGCAACGCGCAGCATTTGATGGTGTCCGAAGAGGTGGTCGAGGCGGTGAGGGCCGGGAAGTTCTTTATTTATGCGGTCGAGACGGTGCACCAGGCCGTCACCTTGATCTTCGATCGGCCGGCCGGTCGCCGCACTGAGGCCGGCACCTTTGAGGAGGGCACGGTCTTTTACGAGGTGGAGCGGCGCCTGGAGGCGCTGGCCGAGGCCTCCAGGCGTTTTCGCACCGGCGCTCAGCCGGCCACCCTGGCGCGGCCCCCCCATGAGCCCGAGTCGCCCCAGCCGCCGGAGCCCGACCCGCCGGCGGCCCGCGACGCGCGCCCCCGCAGGATTCCGACGTGGAGGAGGAGACGATGA